The Mangrovimonas cancribranchiae nucleotide sequence TAATTTTAGTCGAGAAAGTTTTTTCTTAGCTTCTGTGCGCTCTTTTCAAGAAGCTAATAACAATTATTTTGACGATTTAGAGCAAAGGGTTTTAAAGTTTGCAAAGTCATATCAGGTCGATTTAACGCAGGCTATTCAATCAAAAGATTTAGAAGAAATACTCATTGAAGAATACGGGTATACTATTAATGAAACAGAACTTGGTAAGCATGAGGCCTTAGACAATTTGCGGTCGGTTTTTGTTCCTAAAACTCAAACCTTGTTATTGGCAAGTGGTGTTGATGAAGCGCAACGTGCCTTTATTTTTGCCAAAGAAATAGCCTATCATTTTTTAGAGATTACAGATCGATTATTTACATTTCCGTGGATAAAATTTGACAGTTTCGACCAAGTACTTAACAACTTTTATGCCTCCTATTTTGCAGGCGCATTGGTGTTACCAAAAGAAGAATTAACGCTGAAATTACAAGATATTTTTGAAAAAAATACTTTTGATAAAACGCAGTTTATAAAAACAATGGAAAGCTTTAATGCCTCTCCAGAATCTTTTTACCAAAGACTAACCAATGTGTTACCCAAAGCATTTAATATTAAAAACTTATTCTTTTTAAGGTTTACACATAAGGCTAATAGCAATAAATTTTATTTAAAAAAAGAACTTCATTTATCGCATCAGCATTCTCCACGAGCCAATGAAACTAACGAGCATTATTGTAGACGTTGGGCGTCTTTAAAGGTTTTAAAAGATATTAGTAAAAGTAAAAAAACACATGAATTTGATATTCAGATTTCTAATTATGTAAACGATGATATGACCTATTTGGTTTTGTCATCGGCAACGCAAGATCCGTTTAAACCTAATCAATATCGAAGTATTACCATTGGTCTATTACTTAATAAGCAATTAGAGCGAAAACTAAATTTCTTAAATGATAAAGCTATTAAAACGCAAGATGTTGGCGTAACTTGCGAACGTTGTGCTATTAAAGATTGTGCGTTAAGAGAAGCTCCGCCCATAGTTTTAGATAAAATAGAGAAGAATAAAAAGATTGAAGATATTGTTAACACGTTAAACAATGTGTTTTCAAAAGCATTGTAATATTTTTTATTTAAAGAGGTTTTAAAATCTTAAAACACAAATCGCAATTGTACGCTTACTTCTTTTTTGGGTTCAACCTGCTTTGCTTTTTTTTCTGTATTAAGATTAGAAAGCGATATTCCTAGAAGTCTAACAGAGTTTTGTGGCTTTTCTTGGTATAACAAATCTTTTGCGGTTTCTAGAATGATGCTTTTGTCGCTAATAAAATACGGTAAGGTTTTGCTTCTAGTTTGTAGGGTGAAATCGCTATATTTTATTTTAAGAGTTACTGTTTTTCCGGCAACTTTACTTTTGGTTAATCGTTTAGAAACCTCTTCGGCAATATGTTCAAGTTTTTCTAGCATAAATATTTCTGAAGACAAGTTTTCACGAAACGTACGTTCGGCAGCTAATGATTTTCTTATGCGATTAGGAGTCACTTCACTAGTGTGAATACCGCGAACCACATGATAGTAGTAACGTCCAGATTTACCAAAATGGTTATCTAAATATTCTACAGATTTGTTTTTTAAATCCTTTCCTGTAAAAATGCCTAGTTGATACATTTTTTCGGCGGTTACTTTACCAACACCATAAAATTTTCTAATATCTAAAGCTTCCAAAAAAGGTAAAACATCTTCAGGGTTTACAGTTTTTTGTCCGTTAGGTTTGTTGTAATCACTAGCTACTTTAGCTATAAATTTATTAATAGATATACCTGCAGAAGCAGTTAAGCCAACCTCTTTAAAAATACGCGTTCTAATTTCTTTAGCAATTAGTGTGGCGCTTGGATTTCCTTTTTTATTCTCGGTAACATCTAGATAGGCTTCATCAAGAGATAAGGGTTCCACTTTATCGGTATAGTCAAAAAAAATCTTGCGAATTTTTTTTGAAATTTCTTGATATCTCTCAAACCTTGGGCGTACAAAAATTAAGTTTTCACACAAGCGTCTAGCTTTTACACCACTCATAGCACTTCGTACGCCAAACGTTCTGGCTTCGTAACTTGCAGCACTTACCACACCACGCTTACTGCTTCCGCCTACAGCAATGGGTTTTCCTTTTAAATCAGGATTATCCATTT carries:
- a CDS encoding helix-turn-helix domain-containing protein, coding for MEQDYIKLIFGLKLKQIRTDKNLSLFGLSKLTGLSKSYLNEIEKGKKYPKPDKIAILSEKLDVPYDQLVSLKLDKNLAPVGEILQSKILKEIPFDLFGIKESNLIDIVANAPAKVNAFISTIIEIAKHYNFSRESFFLASVRSFQEANNNYFDDLEQRVLKFAKSYQVDLTQAIQSKDLEEILIEEYGYTINETELGKHEALDNLRSVFVPKTQTLLLASGVDEAQRAFIFAKEIAYHFLEITDRLFTFPWIKFDSFDQVLNNFYASYFAGALVLPKEELTLKLQDIFEKNTFDKTQFIKTMESFNASPESFYQRLTNVLPKAFNIKNLFFLRFTHKANSNKFYLKKELHLSHQHSPRANETNEHYCRRWASLKVLKDISKSKKTHEFDIQISNYVNDDMTYLVLSSATQDPFKPNQYRSITIGLLLNKQLERKLNFLNDKAIKTQDVGVTCERCAIKDCALREAPPIVLDKIEKNKKIEDIVNTLNNVFSKAL
- the dinB gene encoding DNA polymerase IV, with translation MLSDLPIRKIIHVDMDAFYASVEQMDNPDLKGKPIAVGGSSKRGVVSAASYEARTFGVRSAMSGVKARRLCENLIFVRPRFERYQEISKKIRKIFFDYTDKVEPLSLDEAYLDVTENKKGNPSATLIAKEIRTRIFKEVGLTASAGISINKFIAKVASDYNKPNGQKTVNPEDVLPFLEALDIRKFYGVGKVTAEKMYQLGIFTGKDLKNKSVEYLDNHFGKSGRYYYHVVRGIHTSEVTPNRIRKSLAAERTFRENLSSEIFMLEKLEHIAEEVSKRLTKSKVAGKTVTLKIKYSDFTLQTRSKTLPYFISDKSIILETAKDLLYQEKPQNSVRLLGISLSNLNTEKKAKQVEPKKEVSVQLRFVF